Proteins encoded in a region of the Coffea eugenioides isolate CCC68of chromosome 4, Ceug_1.0, whole genome shotgun sequence genome:
- the LOC113769220 gene encoding uncharacterized protein LOC113769220, protein MTYEAGHSATPTSSSRIQGNASARNTHFTPNKAVDASRSASKIVSDDDDCEEVPELVNNDYLEDDSAADACSPTQREVGCLVARRVLTARVKKDEQLQRENLFYTRCKIGDKVCSLIIDGGSCTNVASLLMVESLELPTTRHPHPYRLQWLSEDGEVRVFKQVCIPFSIGSYTDEVVCDVVPMHATHVILGRPWQFDKHVTFDGRANKYTLLHDGKRKVLTPLTPAQVYENQLKLQRECDIDRQKRKPKTADPGKSSASTNEQSTKGQVSTPSVTHDKSPTTPTTRKQNMIIKAKDVRKVMNSDQPDGTSHMCTDCRAVNATTVKYRHPIPRLDDMLDELDGYVVSSQGIKVDESKIEAIKQWPTPASVPEVRSFLGLAGFYQHFVKDFSTIATPLTVVTKKNDKFHWGEAQEQAFLTLKSIGIVLMQDKRPCAFFSEKLGGAALNYPTYDKELYALVRVLETWQHYLRPRELVIHTDHESLKYLKGQPKLSKRHAKWVSFVDTFSYVIKYKTGKTNVVANALSRRHSLIAVLDAKLLGFEILKEIYTHDHDFGEIYASCIKSPHGKEAHSGGLMGHFGILKTLAMLQEHFYWPHMRRDVERMAGRCVTCHKAKSKTNP, encoded by the exons ATGACCTACGAAGCTGGACATTCGGCTACCCCAACTTCTTCTAGCCGAATTCAAGGTAATGCCTCCGCCCGCAATACccattttacccctaacaaagCTGTTGATGCATCCAGATCCGCTTCGAAG ATCGTGTCCGATGATGACGATTGTGAGGAGGTGCCCGAATTGGTCAACAACGACTACCTGGAAGATGATTCAGCTGCGGATGCTTGCTCGCCTACACAAAGAGAAGtaggttgcttggtggcacgacgagtgctaaccgcccgagttAAGAAGGACGAGCAACTACAAAGAGAGAACCTATTTTACACTCGTTGTAAGATCGGTGACAAAGTGTGTAGCCTCATTATCGATGGTGGGAGTTGCACGAATGTGGCGAGCTTGCTCATGGTTGAGAGTTTAGAGCTCCCAACTACTCGACATCCACATCcttaccgcctccaatggctaagtgaggatggCGAGGTACGTGTCTTCAAACAGGTATGCATTCCCTTCTCCATTGGTAGTTACACTGATGAAGTTGTATGTGACGTAGTGCCTATGCATGCTACACATGTCATCTTGGGgagaccttggcaatttgacaaacacgtcacattcgatggaagGGCAAATAAGTACACCCTTTTGCACGATGGCAAGCGTAAGGTCCTCACACcactcacacctgcacaagtttatgagaaccaattgaaattgcaaCGGGAGTGTGACATAGACCGTCAAAAGCGAAAGCCAAAGACGGCCGACCCTGGCAAGAGCTCTGCTTCTACAAATGAGCAATCGACCAAGGGTCAAGTGAGCACACCTAGTGTTACGCATGACAAATCACCCACTACACctaccactaggaagcaaaacatgatcattaaggcCAAGGACGTGAGAAAAGTTATGAATTCTGATCAGCCt gatggtacttcGCACATGTGTACTGACTGTAGGGCCGTTAATGCCACCACTGTGAAATATCGTCATCCTATTCCTAGattagatgatatgcttgatgaactagATG GATATGTAGTGAGCTCACAGGGGATCAAAGTGGACGAGTCCAAGATTGAAGCCATcaagcaatggccaactcctGCATCCGTTCCGGAGGTGCGCAGCTTTCTTGGGTTGGCAGGCTTCTACCAGCATTTTGTCAAAGACTTTAGCACCATTGCCACCCCATTGACTGTCGTGACCAAGAAGAATGACAAATTCCATTGGGGGGAAgcccaagaacaagcatttcttACCCTCAAAA gtattggcaTCGTCCTGATGCAAGACAAAAGgccttgtgccttctttagcGAGAAACTGGGAGGAGCTGCCTTAAACTATCCTacgtacgacaaggagttgtacgcacTGGTAAGGGTCTTGGAGACCTGGCAACACTATCTTCGCCCTCGGGAGTTGGTGATACACACcgatcacgagtcattgaagtatCTCAAAGGGCAACCTAAGTTAAGTAAgagacatgccaaatgggtaagtttCGTTGACACTTTCTCCTATGTCATTAAATACAAaactggcaaaacgaatgtgGTAGCTAATGCTTTATCTCGTAGACATTCTTTGATTGCTGTTCTTGATGCCAAGTTGCTAGGGTTTGAGATACTCAAGGAGATATATACCCATGACCATGACTTTGGGGAAATCTATGCATCTTGTATAAAGAGTCCACATGGAAA AGAGGCACacagtggtggtctcatgggacaCTTTGGCATTCTTAAGACTCTCGCCATGttacaagagcacttttactggccgcACATGCGTAgggatgttgaacgcatggcTGGTAGATGTGTCACTTGTCATAAGGCAAAGTCTAAAACAAATCCATAA